The sequence aattattgggttaacttaaaaataatttaaaaagcccaaataaaattatttggaagcccaaataattttatttctaattaaatggcccaaaaatccaattaaaccattaaacattttaaaattaaaatactcgagcccggcccacctagcccggacccggacctacctgacccgaccctagaccctgctgacccgacccactaccctgacccgacccggaaccacccagaaCCCACCTACCCGATCCCCTCTCCTCTCCTTTCCCATGCTGCGCGTGCAGTTCGGGCAGCAGCCTttcagggctgctgccgcctcgGTCCGGCCACtactggccggagcgccgccggcaggaccttcccagggtcctgccggttcgaacccaaCAGGTGCTCGGCTGGTTCATGCCCTAGCATGACCAGCCGAGCCCCTCTTCCCCATAACCCTAAACTGTCGCCTCCCATGACCAAACCTTGCACCAGCTTGAACCCAGCCGTGAACCAGCCCGAACCCCTGGACCCAGCTCGAccctaggcaccctaggacaccccttgaccgagccacaacctctggaccgaaccatgcaaCAGAAACGTGAACCATGACATGAAACAATCAACGATCATGCATCAACCATAAATAAACTAGCATAAATTCGAAACATTCATATGGAATCTGAGAAGAAAACATCATGTCTGGTTAATAGCTCATATGGTGGCCAAAATAAGGAAATATACATGCCTTTGATAATTATTGGATAACGAATGATGCGTTTAcgggactccgggacgacgaacggaccgaAAACCTTCAAAGGTGGAGCTTGgttggatcggctatggagtTTTCTGCCAAGGAAGATGATGGAGGCGTGAAGGAGAGGGTGGAAGAAAAAGTTATCGGCTCAATCATATAGTGgtagggtaggtttaggttttaaatagattaaatagaataaaaatagaatattaattaatataatatagttaggtagataatatgacataaaatataaatttttaaactaataaaattaataataaatctgatattaaaccaaaatcccgaaataataactttgggaatttttaaatattaataaaagtcaataaaatgacttattttgactaaaaatcaattattaaataaatatataactaaatactaaatttttcttgacaaaatatcttaaaataatattttaaggctcaaaaactcataaaatatttttggctaaatattttggtatctcgtccgtccacggtcccgtctacgcgatcaaaaccaattaatttccataaatcacaaaaatcactaattttgggttaaatgctaaaataacttaaatcatgcatataaatcacataataacacataaattcatttaacccttattttaaaattaatttctcctaattatgcatgcgaatttacgtattaaaatttccgggtgttacaattctcccccccttaaattgaatttcgtcctcgaaatccgaCGGATCAAATTCTAATAACGGAGTTCTTCAAAATCCAATTCGCTAAACTCATTATCACATATCTAGTTCCCAGGTTTCGGTATCCCAAAAGTAAtgcttctgctgcgcactctgataaacaaaatatttttaacttcACCAAAGTTCCCTTAAAAGAATAGGTTAGGGCATACCGGACATCAAAGTGGTGTTTGGGTCTGCCCCAGCTGCTTGCATGACAAACACCCTCCctgtggtgttcttcttccttggaCAATTTACGGACATGTGCCCCGGCTCCTTGCAATGGAAACACACATTCGACCCACTTAGGCACAGACCCGAATGTggtttctgacacttcgggcaaagtGGTACTCCTCCTgccttaggggccccgcccctctgttgctgctgctgctgaccCTGCTGATTCTGCTGGTTAAGgtccttagatggccctgtgtACTGTTTCTTCGtgggtggctgcgaagatggttgaTAAGATTCCAGCTGGAGCTGTCTCTTACGCTGCTGTTCcttctggatctctctccgaccctcctcggaacgcaaggctctactcacTGCAGACTCgtatgtaaagacgtctgccatgcgcacatcatgcctgatctcagccttcaggccctccacaaactgtcgcagcttctcctgcggactgtcagcaatcatgggcacaaagcgacagcccctctcaaactggctcacatactccacaacagacctgtccccctgacggagactcatgaactcacggatcatgcgactgcgcacatcctcagtgaagtacttggcgtagaagatacgcctgaactccgTCCACGTCAGCGTGGGCAAGTGGACTCCcctaactgcaccctcccaccaaagggctggcccagttcattcttgaactcatgatcttctcccccctggtggggagtttttgccctccccaggattcgaaccttgcactccaggtcataaatgcaatgttccctcaatcctggtaccattgagctagctagctcaatggtaccaggattgagggaacattgcatttatgacctggagtgcaaggttcgaatcctggggagggcaaaaactccccaccaggggggagaagatcatgagttcaagaatgaactgggccagcccagttcattacaAAAGTTCTTGTAGGCAGCATATGCAAGAAATATTCTAATAGCTTCAAGTCTTGCTACTGGAGCAAATGACTCATcgaaatcaatatattcttctTGTCTAAAGCCTTGAGCAACCAGTCTAGCATTGTTTCTTATCACAGTGCCATGctcatttaatttattgcaaaATACCCATCTGGTAcctatgatattttgattatccgatCGAGGAACTAGATTCCAGACTTTGTTTTTGGTAAACTTATTTAGTTCCTCTACATTTCTTCAATCCAGCTAGAATCTTGTAAGTCTTCATCAATTTGATTGGGTTCTAGCTGTGATATGAATGCTAAATGCAATAACTCATTAATCTTTGATTCCTAGTATGTAATGGAGCAATAGGATTACCGATAACCAGCCTAGGTGGATGATATTTACTCCATCGGAGACATGGTCTAAGGGGATTTGTATCCTGATTTCTTGGAGTATCATCCTCAGATCTGATCGTATTGTCTGGTTCAATAATTTATTCTACAATCCTTGGTTCTTCAAGATCTTGACCGACTTGGTTTTCGGTTGGCTGAGTAGTTAAGAGCTCTAAATCAGCTCTTCTGATGGGAGGCTCATCGCTATCACTTTCATCATTTAGTACCGTTGTTTCTAGCCTATTTTCTAGATCTTTAATACTTTCTTGAGATTGATCTGCACATTCAGTAGCTTCATCAAAgataacatgaatggtttcctatACTCTCAGTGACTTATTGttgaatactctataagctCGACTGACTGAGGAATAGCCAATGAATATGCCTTCATCTACCTTTGCATCGAAGGTTGTTAAGTGAATACACACTATAATAATTTTATGCTTTAATGCGATAAGATTAAGAAAATGTTAATTCACTTAATCTATTTTTCTCAACTTCCTAGATAAATAAGAGCTACTAGAGTAGTGCGGAAAAATGGCTCTCACTAAGCTAGGTGACAATGGAGAAAATATAATGCGATGTAGTAGTGTAGGTGTGCACAAAATTGTTTATgtatgttcggagctcaatctcctacgtcaccccttcttcctcacgggaaggatacactagaagaatttggttattacaacgtcttgtgaTCACCCGATCCAAGATAGGACATATCACTGCCTAAAATGGAACTCTTAGATTTACACTGATAAGAttctaagttcttatcaaacttctttGGATGATGATGATTAATGGCTAAGCTCTTTTAAGCTTAGTATCTCAAATCCTTGCAAAAATCAATGTTCTTCAAACAATAGCTTGGATTTGAGTGACCCTTGAGTAGATATCTAAGAAGATCAGATATGCTTTTGTTTGAGCGAAGGGTTGAGTGAGCGGTAGAGTATTGAATACAATTTCGAGTGCTCAAATACTTTGATAGTTTTATGGTTGTCTTGTCTCTTTGCTTGGCTCTGGTATATATAGATCTTAATCTTCAACGTCTTTATCCCTTTATGTCAACGGTAAGAAACATCATTTCAAACAGATGTATGTCAGATAATATATCTTCTTTTGTGGATTAAGACtgatatctgtttcaaatatctGTACTCAAAGCTCTTTTAATGTCCATTAAATATGTCTTCATAATAAATGTTATTAATGATCTTTCAAGCTTTGTCAGATGGCTCCTTAAATGCTTTGTCCTTTtgcatttaagttgtcttgtcaagGATCCGTTACTAGGTATTTGTGACTTTATGAAGTCGGTAGATATCCTTGAGACTTGTATTACAGTTGACACTTACTCTGATTGTTGAGATTGTTTGAAGACTTGAGGACTAGCTGATATATATTATGGACTCGGCTGATGTGTGAGAGTCGGTTGATGTCCAAGAGTTCAGCTGATGTCTTGATAGCCATGTTTGTGTTGCTTATTTTAATatcgttttgttgttgttttgcatgcatttatttgttgtaatttagcattttgttcttattttatattTCATGTCTACATAACATACCTCTGGTTTTATGTGTAGAAAATACCATGTTTTGAAGAAGAATTTGGAATTGAGTTGCTGCGATCGAGCGGTCTAGTTCAGCAGATCGAGCAAAAGGAAGAGTTTTACAAGTCAGTAGGATCGCATAAgtgggcgcgctcgatccttcCAACTCGCCCGATCGAGCGCGACGTGCAGATTCGGGAAAGCGTTTTTAAATTAGGAAACTCGATTTTTAATGTTTCTAGTCTTATAATAGGCTTATATATTCCGATTtgtatggatcttatcatcaatCTGGACGCATAGGACGAGAGGAGAGTTTGGaagctaggttttattctgagttttcttcttctattcttagattttatttttttcatgaatttttctatagaattcatgaatatttgtggctaagttttagtacttggtAGAGGAACACGaacccttgattttgtttattcatgagattcgaattttcaatgtttaattattgttgagtatcaaaagttattctgatttatttcatgcctGTATGTGAGATCTTAGGATTGATCACCCTAGGATTTCACTCTACAAACTATAGCTAatgaattcaaatccgtaattgtttgaattatctaatttgtgaagcaactacaattaataatcgtctgCTTGTGAGTTTATGAATTGTAGGAATAACAATTGACTAGGATAAATACATCctcttgtgtatgtgttgtctagattcatcagttttactcatttgaatgctgccatggatttaaatctaatcgttggtattgggttaatttatggggtaagggttaacttagaacgctggtgtctagttaactaaaattaaggtgaaacgggaattaaatttccaatgatggatattcaatgtgaattaattatttttagggaatccatgattgaatgaataatttcaagggtgtagtcgaccgataccaagtctcgttagtttattgatctttcttattttaattcttgcatagtagttaattcaaaaatctcaaaacccctttattttatttttaagaacacttttaaatttcactttcctcgtgggaacgatcccaaCTCACATTACTGCATATTTttttatctgatttgagttgggtaatttgggcgtgacacgacttaGCGTTGCCAAATTTTGGCGCTGTTTCTGGAGAagacgtttaatttatttgtgttcttatttttatttttaatttctattttctttttcccctatgctactctggtttgttcatgctttcaggtgactcttcagaagaagaatttccatacgatCCGGAGATAGACAGGACTTTCCATCGTTGGCGGAGAGAAGCTCGAAAGAAACTGGAGGGGGAAGAAAATCAAACTGAATACCTCGTAGAAGAGATGGATGCCAACGCAAATCTAAGCCTGAGACAACTTGGAACCCCCGATCTGAACCATcagcccttatgcattacttttcatactctagaaaataatgctacttttgaacttaaatatggattaattcacttattgccttcttttcatggtcttgcaggtgaggaccctAACAAGCACTTGATAGAATTCCATATGGTTTGcacaagtatgaaaccccatggagtgacagaggagcagatccaactgaggtcctttcctttctctttgaagagtgatGCAAAGGATTGGCTGTATTATTTACCCTCTGGatccatcacaacttggactgagatgaaaataatttttctagAGAAGTACTTCCCAGCTTCCAGAGCAGCCAATATCAGGAAGAAAATTTATGGGATCAAGCAATTTACAAGGGAATCActtcatgaatactgggagcgaTTCAAAAAGCTTTATGCTACCTGTCCGCAACATCAAATAAGTGAGAACTTGTTAATTCAATACACTTATGAAGggttgttacctcatgacaggagaaTGTTAGATGCGGCCAGtagaggagtttttgtggataaaactccagtTCAAGCGAGAAATTTGATAGAGAATATGGCtaccaattctcaacaatttggcaccaacatgAATGATCATGTACCAAGGAAAAACAaagaggtaaatgtctcttcccttgagcaacaattgattgaattgacgtctcttgtgcgccAAATGGCtatagggaatggacagactgcaaaggcatgtggtATCTGCGCTGCAATGGGACACaccactgatatgtgtcctactATTCTAGAGGAATCGGTCGAACAGGTTaatgctactggaggatttcctggaccaccacagctGAAGTACGATccatattccaacacatacaatcctggttggaaggatcatccaaatttgAGATACGGAAACCCTCAAGAAAATCAACCTGGacctcaagcaccaccgcacaatcaagcttataggccaccgtatcctcaACAATAGCAGCGTCCTCAGATACTAGCACCAGGTTAGTTTCTTCAACAcatagttaaggatcttgctactaatactgtaacttttcaacaggaaacgagAGAAATTATCCAACAGTTGAACACTCAAATGGGGCAGTTGGCAACCGCAGTTAACATATTGGAGGCACTAAATTATAGAAGTCTACCATCACAGACAGTGGTGAATCCGAAGGAGAATGTTAGTGCAATCATAttgaggagtggaaaggagTTGAAGGTTAGTGAAGAAGTAGTGAAAGAACCGGTAAAGAATGAACATGAGGAGAAATCGGAGGTAGAGGTGGAAGAGATAGTTCAAAATGAAGAActaagaggtaagtttcctccccttTCAGAGTATAAATCggtagccccttttcccttagcattgaAAGAGTCTAGGAAGGATGAAGGTATCAAGGGATtgtatgaatttttttgtaGATGCGAGGTAAATATCTCTTTGTTAGATGCTATCAAACAAGTACCTcgttatgctaaatttttgaaagagttgTGTACTGTGAAGAGAAAACACAAACTGAAGGGGTGTCAGAAAGTTGAATTGAGAGAACAGGTTTCTGCTGTAATTCAAAGAAAGGTAcccacaaaatgcaaggatccaggtatgttttctattccttgtaaaataggagatgttcagcttgatacggccatgctagatttaggagcatcgattaatgtaatgtcatactctgtttatgcttcATTAAAATTAGGGCCTTTAAATAAAACTGAAATTGTTATCCAGATGGCTGATAGATATACTATTTATCCTAGGGGTCTGTTAGAAG comes from Henckelia pumila isolate YLH828 chromosome 4, ASM3356847v2, whole genome shotgun sequence and encodes:
- the LOC140861350 gene encoding uncharacterized protein; its protein translation is MGQLATAVNILEALNYRSLPSQTVVNPKENVSAIILRSGKELKVSEEVVKEPVKNEHEEKSEVEVEEIVQNEELRGKFPPLSEYKSVAPFPLALKESRKDEGIKGLYEFFCRCEVNISLLDAIKQVPRYAKFLKELCTVKRKHKLKGCQKVELREQVSAVIQRKVPTKCKDPGPLNKTEIVIQMADRYTIYPRGLLEDVLVKVDNLVFPADFYILDMKSNDLNSPILLGKPFLKTSKSIIDVNNDTLTMEFDKEVVKFHIFDTLQIHDCESVVNNLDVINNLSQEHKKVVNEDKFKEIIARPIENFTAEIFRSDLQKPNAATSAIKVSI